Proteins encoded by one window of Sorex araneus isolate mSorAra2 chromosome 3, mSorAra2.pri, whole genome shotgun sequence:
- the CCR10 gene encoding C-C chemokine receptor type 10 → MGTEPAEQVSWGPYSGEDETAYLDWPLPELCYKEDVQAFSRAFQPSVTLIVAALGLAGNGLVLATHLAAQKAARSPTSAHLLQLALADLLLALTLPFAAVGSLWGWSLGGTACRLISGLYSASFHAGFLFLACISADRYVAIARALPSGSRPSSPSRAHWVTSIVWLLSLLLALPALLYSQDSRREGQRRCRLIFPEGLTQTVKGASAVAQVALGFALPLGVMVACYALLGRTLLAARGPERRRALRVVVALVAAFVVLQLPYSLALLLDTADLLAARERSCTASKRKDLALLVTGALALARCGLNPVLYAFLGLRFRQDLRRLLRGSHSGGRCPRRPRLSSCSAATETHSVSFTDN, encoded by the exons ATGGGGACAGAGCCCGCAGAGCAG GTCTCCTGGGGCCCCTACTCCGGGGAAGATGAGACTGCCTACTTGGACTGGCCCTTGCCAGAGCTCTGTTACAAGGAGGACGTGCAGGCCTTCAGCCGTGCCTTCCAGCCCAGTGTCACGCTCATAGTGGCTGCTCTGGGCTTGGCGGGCAATGGCCTGGTTCTGGCCACCCACCTGGCAGCCCAGAAGGCTGCCCGCTCGCCCACCTCTGCCCACCTgctgcagctggccctggccgACCTTCTGCTGGCCCTAACCCTGCCTTTTGCTGCAGTGGGgtctctgtggggctggagtctGGGGGGCACCGCTTGCCGCCTCATCTCGGGCCTCTACTCGGCCTCCTTCCACGCCGGCTTTCTCTTCCTCGCCTGCATCAGCGCTGATCGTTACGTGGCCATCGCGCGGGCCCTTCCCTCCGGATCCAGGCCCTCCTCACCCAGCCGGGCACACTGGGTCACGAGCATCGTGTGGCTGCTGTCCCTGCTCCTGGCGCTGCCCGCTCTCCTGTACAGCCAGGACAGCCGGCGGGAGGGCCAGCGGCGCTGCCGCCTCATCTTCCCCGAGGGCCTGACGCAGACGGTGAAGGGAGCGAGCGCGGTGGCGCAGGTGGCCCTGGGCTTCGCGCTGCCGCTGGGCGTCATGGTCGCCTGCTACGCGCTCCTGGGCCGCACGCTGCTGGCCGCCAGGGGGCCCGAGCGCCGGCGAGCGCTGCGCGTCGTCGTGGCTCTGGTGGCGGCCTTCGTGGTGCTGCAGCTGCCTTACAGCCTCGCCCTGCTCCTGGACACGGCCGACCTCCTGGCGGCGCGGGAGCGGAGCTGCACGGCCAGCAAGCGCAAGGACCTGGCGCTGCTGGTGACCGGGGCCTTGGCCCTGGCGCGCTGCGGCCTCAACCCGGTGCTCTACGCCTTCCTCGGCCTGCGCTTCCGCCAGGATCTGCGGCGGCTGCTGCGGGGGTCTCACTCGGGCGGCCgctgcccccgccggccccgcctctCTTCCTGCTCGGCTGCCACCGAGACCCACAGTGTCTCCTTCACGGACAACTAG